TCCACGGAGGCATAAAATGCGTCCATATCTACGTGGATGATTTTGCGTTGCGATTGCACCAAACAAATTTAGGCAAAAAAAATCCCGAAATTTTCGGGATTGTCAATTGTTATTTTGTCAGTTTATCGATTGTCGATTGGATTTCCGGGTCTTCCGGAGAAATTGCATAATATTTTGCAATATCCGATTCTTGGTCAACCACAATGTATCTCGGAATCCAGTTGAGGTCCACATAATTGTTGAAGTCATTTTTCCAACCGGAAGCGAACCAATAATTTTCTTTGTCAGTCATTCCGTGCTTTTCGAGGCTTTTATCAAAACCTTCTTTTGAGCGTTCCAGTGAAAGGAAAACAAAATCGATATTGGGGTTGTTTGCTTCCAGTTCTTTAGCTTTTGGAAATGCTTTTAGACAGTCTCTACACCAACCGGCCCAGAAATCTAGTATCAAAACTTTTCCTTTGTGCTGATGCAAAATGTCTTTTATGGAAGTTTCTTTTCCATTTTCATCTTGTAATTTTTGAGCGAGTGCTTCTTTGGAAAATTTGGTTTTCAGAACTTTTGGAACTTCCTGAGAAAATCCCAATTGAAACACAAATAATAAGATGTAAACTAATATCCTCTTCATTTTTTTTAAATTTTGATGAACGAAGTTAGTAATTAATATCGAATTTGTAAGTGTTAAGAATCTTTGTGTTGAAAAATGATTAATCCGTAAGATATTTTTAAATTTGTTTTGAATTTGATTGAAATTATCAAAATATATTTAATTTTGATTAAAAATTATTAATGGGAAACTCGGATTTTATTAAAAGAAAATTTGAAAAATTTGATGAAGGTTTTTATCAGGAGCTCAAAGAATACGGGATTTTTACCTCGGTCAATGCTAAACAGGAATTGATTGCTGAAGGTGATAAGGTAAAATTTATCCCTATACTTATAAAGGGTTCGGTAAAGGTGTATAATTTGAATGACGGGAAAGAGCTTGTTTACTATTATATATCACCAGGTGAGAGTTGCATTATGACTTTTTCTACGATATTCACCGATAAAGTGAGCCGAATCTACGCCGTCTCTGAGGAAAAATCCGATGTTCTCCTTCTGCCTGTTTCTCAATTTTTAATTTGGCTTCAGAAATATCCCATGCTGAACCAAATGTTTTTCCTGGAATATGATTCCCGATATAAGTTTATGATGGAAACAATTAATAAAATTGTTTTCCAAAAGCTTGACCATAGGGTGTTGGAATATCTCCACGAACGAATCAGAAGAAATGGGGCTGATGCTGTGAAGGTTTCACATAAAAAGATTGCTGATGAATTGGGAACGGCGAGGGAAGTCGTAAGCCGTATTCTGAAAAAATTTGAAAAAGAGGGGTTGATTACACAAAGCCCATTGGGTATAGGAATAATTGAAAAACGGTGACTTTAGTCACCGTTTTTTTGTAGAGAGACGTTATAATTTTGACATTAAAAGGTTAATATGTCAAAATTTTTATCATTTATTTCTCTGTTTGTTTTAATTTTCTCTTATGCACAGGATGATTTGTTAAAAGAAATTGATACTGTGAAAACAGAGAAGCCATATTCTCCCAGTTTCAAAGCACTGCAGGTTGTTACTGCACAATCCACAAAATTACCTGCAAGAAAAGAATTCTATCTTGACATCTCTCATAGATTCGGAGATGTAAGTGATGGGTTCAAAAATTTCTTCGGATTAGATAATGCGACCACAAAATTAGGTCTCATCTATGGATTGAAAGATTGGCTTGCTTTGAGCGCTTCCCGACATACTTACCAAAAAACTTATGAGTTTGGTGCAAAATACAGACTTTTCAAACAAGAAAAAGAATCACCATTTGATATTGTCGGGTACAATGTTTTGGATATTAATTCTGAACTTAGAAAAGATGATTTTCCAAAGCTGGAATTCTCGGACAGATTTGCCTATCTATCTCAATTATTGATTTCAAGAAGATTCACAGAAAATCTGACGTTACAATTGATGCCAAGTTTTGTTCATAAAAATCTCATCGAGCCAACCATTGATAGCAAAACTCTCTTTTCTACAGGCTTAGGCGGACGATATAAAATCTCGAAACGCGTTTCTATCAATGCGGAATATTTTTACAATTTCGAGGATAAAAACTTTTACAAAAATCCTTTGTCTGTAGGGATGGACATCGATACCGGCGGACACGTGTTCCAGTTGGTTTTCAGCAATTCCCAAGCTAATACGGAAACTGGTTATATCACCAATGCAACTGGTGATTGGGGAAAAGGGCATTTCTTTTTTGGATTTAATCTTTATAGAGTTTTTTAAAAATGCTGATTATGAAAAAAACAATAAAATTAGTCATTCCGGTTTTAGGATTTTTGATAGTGATGAGTTGCGATACCAAAACTTATGAAGATATTTCTGATGCAAAACCAATTACAGAAACCGTTACGTACAACAAAAATGTGAAAACAATCATTGATAATAATTGTGTTGTTTGTCATTCTGCAACAGGTTCTAATCCCTATTTCCCGCTGACAGATTACACGGCTGTGAAAAATTCGATTGATAATATTATGGACAGAATTCAGAGAGCTAATGGCGACCCTTTGAAAATGCCTCAGGGCGGAACATTGTCTCAGGATAATATCAATATGATCATCAAATGGAAAGCAGACGGTTTACTGGAAAATTAATCTATAAACAAATGAAAAAATGAAAGCTTTAGTTTTTTTAATGGGCATTATTCTAACCTCGAATTTTGTTTTTGCTCAAAAATATTCTACCAAAACCGGGAAGATTACTTTTGAAGCTTCAGTCCCGCTATTTGAGGATGTTTATGCTGAGAATAACAATTCAACAGCAATTCTAAATTCTGATACAGGCGATATTGCTTCGCTTGCAATGGTTAATGGATTTACGTTTAAAGTCACTCTCATGCAGGAACATTTTAATGAAAACTATGCAGAATCTGTCAAATATCCCAAGACGAGTTTCAAAGGAAAAATCCAAAATTTCAATAAA
The genomic region above belongs to Epilithonimonas zeae and contains:
- a CDS encoding TlpA family protein disulfide reductase — its product is MKRILVYILLFVFQLGFSQEVPKVLKTKFSKEALAQKLQDENGKETSIKDILHQHKGKVLILDFWAGWCRDCLKAFPKAKELEANNPNIDFVFLSLERSKEGFDKSLEKHGMTDKENYWFASGWKNDFNNYVDLNWIPRYIVVDQESDIAKYYAISPEDPEIQSTIDKLTK
- a CDS encoding Crp/Fnr family transcriptional regulator, whose amino-acid sequence is MGNSDFIKRKFEKFDEGFYQELKEYGIFTSVNAKQELIAEGDKVKFIPILIKGSVKVYNLNDGKELVYYYISPGESCIMTFSTIFTDKVSRIYAVSEEKSDVLLLPVSQFLIWLQKYPMLNQMFFLEYDSRYKFMMETINKIVFQKLDHRVLEYLHERIRRNGADAVKVSHKKIADELGTAREVVSRILKKFEKEGLITQSPLGIGIIEKR
- a CDS encoding DUF5777 family beta-barrel protein, producing the protein MSKFLSFISLFVLIFSYAQDDLLKEIDTVKTEKPYSPSFKALQVVTAQSTKLPARKEFYLDISHRFGDVSDGFKNFFGLDNATTKLGLIYGLKDWLALSASRHTYQKTYEFGAKYRLFKQEKESPFDIVGYNVLDINSELRKDDFPKLEFSDRFAYLSQLLISRRFTENLTLQLMPSFVHKNLIEPTIDSKTLFSTGLGGRYKISKRVSINAEYFYNFEDKNFYKNPLSVGMDIDTGGHVFQLVFSNSQANTETGYITNATGDWGKGHFFFGFNLYRVF
- a CDS encoding c-type cytochrome — its product is MKKTIKLVIPVLGFLIVMSCDTKTYEDISDAKPITETVTYNKNVKTIIDNNCVVCHSATGSNPYFPLTDYTAVKNSIDNIMDRIQRANGDPLKMPQGGTLSQDNINMIIKWKADGLLEN
- a CDS encoding YceI family protein, which translates into the protein MKALVFLMGIILTSNFVFAQKYSTKTGKITFEASVPLFEDVYAENNNSTAILNSDTGDIASLAMVNGFTFKVTLMQEHFNENYAESVKYPKTSFKGKIQNFNKNDVSGKPKAYTISGTLNFHGVDNAVQSTANVYLKDDKIVVQGKFVVKTADYKVKIPKMVAAKVAENVNVNYNFLLQK